One Chromatiales bacterium DNA window includes the following coding sequences:
- the lnt gene encoding apolipoprotein N-acyltransferase, with protein MISSLIANHHFSYMLNLVAGGAMILAFAPWSWYAIAVLALACVLHNWLQHNPRVAFKCGAAFGFSYMLGSSYWIYYSLHDYGQAPVFLAVLATIIFAAILSLFTALLAAGLAWLRRYYSKGWLYLIIFPATWVLMEWSKITLAVGFPWNLLGQAIVDTPWRGILPILGVLGGSAVIALCAASIVYFLQLPATTRILFGGSVGLLLSASTALQLIEWTSATQYALKASVIQANIPQQLKFDKPYFDKLMNRYVDMSRAHIDDDLIVWPETAIPLYADMLDRQLVSLREQLKDKAVLLTGIFYRDKVQGKRYNSLMNVNDNHFYHKQRLVPFGEYIPMRSVFEIFSKWIIIPMSDLHSMDMRPNLTIGDHNAGVSICYEVAFGSDVADSLPAANFLVNVSNDSWFGDSLAPYQMLQMARVRSAESERYMVRATNTGISAIIDYRGRIVARSGLFEMDSISHNIAIREESTPYMQWRDTPIMLWVIVSLLVAWFAALPATKKTKELSE; from the coding sequence GTGATTTCTTCTTTAATCGCCAATCATCATTTTAGCTATATGCTTAATCTAGTTGCCGGTGGGGCAATGATTTTGGCTTTTGCCCCGTGGTCTTGGTATGCGATTGCCGTTTTGGCACTAGCCTGCGTATTGCATAACTGGCTGCAACACAATCCTAGAGTAGCATTTAAGTGCGGAGCGGCATTCGGCTTTAGTTATATGCTCGGAAGTAGCTACTGGATTTATTACAGCCTCCACGATTACGGTCAAGCGCCAGTATTTCTTGCAGTATTGGCAACGATAATATTTGCAGCTATTCTATCGTTATTTACCGCCTTGCTGGCAGCAGGGCTTGCTTGGCTTCGCCGCTATTATTCTAAAGGGTGGTTATATCTAATAATTTTTCCGGCAACATGGGTGTTGATGGAATGGAGCAAGATTACACTAGCGGTTGGATTTCCATGGAATTTATTGGGACAAGCCATTGTTGATACACCGTGGCGCGGCATTTTGCCAATTTTGGGAGTGCTAGGCGGTAGTGCCGTTATTGCGCTATGTGCGGCCAGCATCGTTTATTTTTTACAGCTACCAGCAACTACTAGAATACTATTCGGTGGTAGCGTTGGATTGCTTTTATCAGCCTCGACAGCATTGCAGCTGATAGAATGGACGAGTGCGACTCAGTATGCGTTAAAAGCATCAGTGATACAGGCTAATATTCCTCAACAACTGAAGTTTGACAAGCCTTATTTTGATAAGTTAATGAACCGTTATGTGGATATGAGCAGAGCGCATATAGACGACGATTTGATTGTCTGGCCAGAGACCGCTATCCCGCTCTATGCTGATATGCTAGACAGACAATTGGTCTCTTTACGAGAGCAGTTAAAAGACAAAGCTGTATTGTTGACCGGCATTTTCTACCGAGATAAAGTGCAGGGCAAGCGTTATAATAGCTTGATGAATGTCAACGACAATCATTTCTATCACAAACAACGATTAGTACCTTTTGGGGAGTATATCCCGATGCGGTCGGTATTTGAGATATTTTCAAAGTGGATTATAATTCCTATGTCAGATTTACATTCGATGGATATGCGTCCCAATTTGACGATAGGTGACCATAACGCAGGTGTCTCTATCTGCTACGAAGTTGCTTTTGGCAGTGATGTAGCTGATAGTTTACCCGCCGCTAATTTTCTTGTTAATGTTAGCAACGACTCGTGGTTTGGTGATTCTTTGGCACCGTATCAGATGCTACAAATGGCACGGGTACGCTCTGCCGAAAGCGAGCGGTACATGGTACGAGCAACCAATACTGGTATATCTGCGATCATCGATTATCGTGGACGCATTGTTGCACGCAGTGGATTATTTGAAATGGACTCTATTAGTCACAATATCGCTATTAGAGAAGAGAGCACACCCTATATGCAATGGCGCGACACACCAATAATGCTATGGGTTATCGTATCGTTGCTCGTAGCATGGTTCGCCGCACTGCCGGCAACTAAAAAAACTAAGGAACTATCAGAATGA
- the miaB gene encoding tRNA (N6-isopentenyl adenosine(37)-C2)-methylthiotransferase MiaB, producing MAKQKVYIKTHGCQMNEYDSAKIHDLLNETDEFCKVDSSEEADILLLNTCSVREKAQEKVFSELGRWRAIKEAKPNTLIGVGGCVASQEGGQLVGRAPQVDIVFGPQTIHRLADMIEQAKHSKQPVVDISFPEIEKFDKLVAPHTNGASAFVSIMEGCDKYCSFCVVPYTRGKEISRPLNDILDEIKLLTKQGVKEVTLLGQNVNGYYWEDDDHSVNFALLLYYVAALDNIQRIRYTTSHPIEFNDALIQAHADIPQLMPHCHLPVQSGSDRILAAMKRGYTVLEYKSIIRKLKVACPNISISSDFIVGFPGEDKGDFEKTMELIEYVGYDQSYSFLYSARAGTPAALLDDPVPTEIKKARLKRLQTRIDEMATELSLAMVGSEQDILVNGHSKKSNTQLCGRTENNRVVNFDGDSKLIGGIHRVKITRAMTNTLRGILIE from the coding sequence ATGGCTAAGCAAAAGGTATATATCAAGACCCATGGGTGTCAGATGAACGAATACGATTCTGCTAAAATCCATGATTTATTGAATGAGACAGACGAATTCTGTAAAGTCGATAGCAGCGAAGAAGCTGATATTTTATTACTCAACACTTGCTCGGTACGGGAAAAAGCACAAGAGAAAGTCTTTTCCGAATTAGGCCGGTGGCGAGCAATCAAAGAAGCAAAGCCTAATACACTCATTGGTGTTGGTGGATGTGTCGCTAGCCAAGAAGGAGGGCAGTTAGTCGGTCGCGCCCCGCAAGTTGATATTGTATTCGGTCCACAAACTATACATCGCTTAGCCGATATGATAGAACAAGCCAAGCATAGCAAACAACCAGTAGTGGATATCAGCTTTCCAGAAATTGAGAAGTTTGATAAATTGGTGGCTCCGCATACCAATGGAGCGAGTGCTTTCGTCTCAATTATGGAAGGTTGCGATAAGTACTGTAGTTTTTGCGTAGTGCCTTATACTCGTGGCAAAGAAATCAGCCGTCCACTCAATGATATATTGGATGAGATAAAGTTATTGACTAAACAAGGGGTCAAGGAAGTTACGCTACTGGGGCAAAATGTTAACGGGTATTACTGGGAAGATGACGATCATTCGGTTAATTTTGCGCTGCTACTTTACTATGTTGCAGCACTTGATAATATACAACGCATACGCTATACGACATCGCATCCTATAGAATTCAACGATGCATTGATACAAGCTCACGCCGACATTCCCCAGCTGATGCCGCATTGTCATCTACCGGTGCAAAGTGGTTCCGACCGTATACTCGCAGCGATGAAACGCGGTTATACCGTTTTAGAATACAAAAGTATCATTCGTAAACTTAAAGTAGCTTGCCCTAATATCTCTATATCTTCTGATTTTATCGTTGGTTTTCCGGGAGAGGATAAAGGAGATTTTGAAAAAACTATGGAATTGATAGAATATGTAGGCTATGACCAATCGTACAGTTTTTTATATAGCGCACGCGCCGGCACACCTGCCGCATTGCTAGATGATCCGGTACCTACCGAAATTAAAAAAGCTCGTCTTAAAAGATTGCAAACGCGTATTGACGAAATGGCAACCGAGCTATCGCTGGCGATGGTAGGGAGTGAGCAAGACATTCTAGTGAACGGACATTCTAAAAAGAGCAACACGCAATTATGCGGTCGTACTGAAAATAATCGCGTGGTAAACTTTGACGGAGACAGCAAACTGATAGGTGGAATCCACCGAGTGAAAATAACTCGTGCGATGACCAACACACTGCGTGGGATATTGATAGAATAA
- the ybeY gene encoding rRNA maturation RNase YbeY yields MKPQVHIQFASRACKPDNIPDLESFYQWAATVLDKSSEVGVRIVDNSESRQLNQYFRQLDRATNVLSFPFTTETPDQPNYLGDIVMAAPTIVLEAQQQDKPVLSHWAHLFIHALLHLQGYSHKTEASASVMEAQESKTMIALGFPDPWLSERYAIENR; encoded by the coding sequence ATGAAACCTCAAGTGCATATACAATTTGCATCTCGTGCTTGCAAGCCGGACAATATTCCAGATTTAGAGAGTTTTTATCAATGGGCAGCAACAGTATTAGACAAATCTAGCGAAGTCGGGGTGCGCATCGTAGATAACTCAGAAAGCCGACAGCTTAATCAATATTTTCGGCAGCTAGATCGAGCGACCAATGTACTATCCTTTCCATTTACCACTGAGACCCCTGACCAACCGAATTATCTGGGAGATATAGTGATGGCTGCCCCAACCATCGTGCTAGAAGCGCAACAGCAGGATAAACCAGTGCTCTCTCATTGGGCACATTTATTTATACACGCACTGTTGCATTTGCAGGGCTACAGTCATAAAACTGAAGCGAGTGCTAGTGTAATGGAAGCGCAGGAAAGTAAAACCATGATAGCTTTGGGGTTCCCTGACCCGTGGTTATCTGAACGATATGCAATTGAAAATAGATAA
- a CDS encoding PhoH family protein, which produces MDTQLGNSELIVLEPANLSRIASLCGPLNEHIEQLEQHFGVYISHRGNKFSIRGEARSRQVAAYLLKKLYEKADKELTVNDIHMSLQQSAIADAKRGMDEEQMEIKTKQKKIKAQGKNQRLYMKNMHCYDLNLVFGPAGTGKTYLAVAKAIEILECGGVDRLILVRPAVEAGENLGFLPGDLTQKIDPYLKPVYDALHEFIGIDRVSRFIDNGTIEIAPLAYMRGRSLANSFIILDEAQNTTIEQMKMFLTRISFGSKSIIAGDITQVDLPKSQISGFVHALPLLKNIPGIAINRLEAEDIIRHPLVRKIIDAYDEQGRHQ; this is translated from the coding sequence TTGGACACTCAACTAGGTAATTCGGAACTCATTGTTTTGGAGCCTGCCAACCTTTCACGAATCGCAAGCCTTTGCGGTCCTCTGAACGAGCACATCGAGCAACTAGAGCAGCACTTCGGAGTGTATATCAGCCACCGTGGTAATAAATTTTCGATTCGCGGTGAAGCGCGTTCTAGACAGGTAGCTGCCTATTTATTAAAAAAACTCTACGAGAAAGCCGACAAAGAATTAACCGTAAACGATATTCATATGAGTCTGCAACAAAGCGCTATAGCAGATGCCAAGCGTGGCATGGACGAAGAACAGATGGAGATTAAAACCAAACAAAAGAAAATCAAAGCACAAGGAAAAAACCAACGCTTGTATATGAAAAATATGCATTGCTACGATTTGAATTTAGTCTTCGGCCCAGCTGGCACTGGTAAAACCTACTTGGCTGTGGCTAAAGCGATTGAGATATTGGAATGTGGTGGAGTAGATAGATTAATACTGGTGAGGCCGGCGGTTGAAGCAGGAGAGAACCTAGGATTCCTGCCCGGTGATCTAACGCAAAAAATAGATCCTTACTTAAAGCCAGTCTACGATGCTCTGCACGAATTTATAGGCATTGATAGAGTCAGTCGTTTTATTGACAATGGTACGATAGAGATTGCACCACTCGCCTACATGCGTGGCCGCTCATTGGCTAATTCCTTTATCATTTTAGATGAGGCGCAGAACACGACGATTGAACAGATGAAAATGTTTTTAACGCGTATTAGCTTTGGTTCTAAAAGTATAATCGCCGGCGATATAACACAGGTAGATCTACCTAAATCACAGATTTCTGGTTTTGTGCATGCATTGCCGTTACTCAAAAATATACCGGGTATAGCGATCAATAGATTGGAAGCCGAAGATATAATCCGCCATCCATTGGTGCGCAAGATCATCGACGCATACGATGAGCAAGGGAGGCATCAATGA
- a CDS encoding CBS domain-containing protein: MQLKIDNRMRWSKPYISLLKSLLFKKSTDLPTALELIKQADDNQLLNAYTLPMIKGIFNVSKMHVREVMVPRSKMIYISYKSKLEDIVDTVISSGHSRFPIIEDDLDDIRGILLAKDLLSVLKDQQDDLHLDDYIRQPALIPDSKRLNILLTEFRKNRNHMAVVVDEYGGVCGLVTIEDVLEQIVGDISDEHDIQHEHYIYNHGDRNYTVQASTPIDYFNRYFTVKIRSKEITIGGTVTERLGHIPGQDESIEIEGLLLRVSKTNTRRVEMLEVKKIS, translated from the coding sequence ATGCAATTGAAAATAGATAATCGCATGCGTTGGTCAAAGCCATATATTTCATTGCTTAAGAGTCTGCTGTTCAAGAAGTCTACAGATTTGCCAACCGCACTAGAACTTATAAAGCAGGCTGATGACAATCAGTTACTGAATGCCTATACACTACCTATGATCAAAGGCATCTTTAATGTTAGTAAGATGCATGTGCGAGAGGTCATGGTGCCGCGCTCGAAGATGATCTATATATCGTATAAATCTAAGTTGGAGGATATTGTTGATACAGTGATTAGTAGCGGACATTCCCGTTTTCCAATTATTGAGGATGATCTGGATGATATTAGAGGTATCTTGCTGGCCAAGGATTTATTGTCGGTATTGAAAGACCAACAAGACGATTTACACTTAGACGATTATATTAGACAACCAGCGCTTATACCGGACAGCAAACGCCTGAATATATTATTGACCGAATTTCGTAAGAATCGGAACCATATGGCTGTAGTAGTAGATGAATATGGTGGGGTGTGTGGCTTAGTCACTATTGAGGATGTACTGGAACAAATCGTCGGTGATATCAGCGACGAGCACGACATTCAGCACGAACACTATATTTATAATCACGGCGATCGCAATTATACAGTGCAAGCATCCACGCCGATAGATTATTTCAATCGCTATTTTACGGTGAAAATTCGTAGCAAAGAAATAACCATAGGTGGCACAGTGACCGAGCGTCTAGGACATATACCTGGTCAAGACGAGAGCATAGAGATAGAAGGCCTACTGCTTAGAGTAAGCAAAACAAATACGCGTCGCGTTGAGATGTTAGAGGTTAAAAAGATCAGTTAA
- a CDS encoding polysaccharide biosynthesis protein, whose protein sequence is MKLLSQLLELSRISKKFILGSLDVVLSLFSLELAFLMRLEEWVRIDDKWFPLFVLTPLLTLLIFYLAGLYRMVIRHVSLDAVIRIIFAVGAVSALIWISNYFLLKVPGLPRSIIAIFGLVLLGLVLSSRLAMHALLLRESRVRKRQIPIAIYGANKTGIQLATLWKSIGSDYNPIFFIDEAPEQQTQEMVGLRVYPLSGLEKQLAKYHIKDIFVVLQTDGLSDEASVAILNKLSLYPVKVRLLPATIGDRFSMKDTKVVQIEDLLKRRQVAPNKMLLERDITGNNILVTGAGGSIGSQLCEQIINLQPQKLFVIEQSEYALFRLVNRLQKLETFSKAKFVPILESVTNRHFINHFFSQNRIDIIYHVAAYKHVPMVEENIISGISNNVFGTQIVAEAALKHKVGCFVLISTDKAVQPTSVMGASKRLAEMVIQSLAADNDATRLCVVRFGNVMGTSGSVIPLFQEHINKRETIYVTDADAERYFMTVEEAAQLIIQAGAMGSKGEIFLLDMGEPINILEIAKKMIHLSGLEVKQNGKGDIKIAYTGLRPGEKLKEKLHSGSSDIHSTTHPKIMQTEEAIEDWQQLSAQLLSLATQIERRDAAMTISRLKEVVSSYEPSHNGVGNG, encoded by the coding sequence ATGAAGCTGTTAAGTCAATTACTGGAATTATCCAGAATTTCTAAAAAGTTTATATTAGGCAGCTTAGATGTCGTGCTGAGTCTATTCTCCCTAGAACTTGCATTTTTAATGCGCTTAGAAGAATGGGTTAGGATAGATGACAAGTGGTTTCCGCTATTTGTATTAACGCCGTTGCTAACATTATTGATATTCTATCTAGCCGGCTTATATAGAATGGTTATCAGGCATGTGAGTCTAGATGCAGTGATACGCATTATCTTTGCAGTCGGTGCAGTATCCGCTTTAATATGGATTAGTAATTATTTCTTATTAAAAGTGCCGGGTTTGCCAAGGTCTATCATCGCAATTTTCGGTCTTGTTTTGTTGGGCTTGGTACTCAGTAGTCGCTTGGCTATGCACGCGCTTTTGCTACGAGAGTCACGAGTGCGCAAGCGGCAAATACCGATTGCTATATACGGTGCGAATAAAACCGGCATACAATTGGCTACGCTATGGAAAAGTATAGGCTCTGATTACAATCCAATATTTTTTATTGACGAAGCGCCAGAACAACAAACACAAGAAATGGTTGGTTTAAGGGTATATCCACTGTCCGGATTAGAAAAACAACTAGCCAAATATCACATTAAGGATATTTTTGTAGTATTGCAGACCGACGGGCTTAGTGATGAGGCTAGTGTGGCAATACTCAATAAACTGAGTTTGTATCCAGTCAAAGTGAGGTTGTTGCCAGCTACGATCGGTGATAGATTTAGCATGAAAGATACCAAAGTCGTGCAAATAGAGGATCTACTAAAACGCCGGCAAGTGGCACCCAATAAAATGCTTTTAGAGCGGGACATCACTGGTAATAATATCTTGGTCACTGGTGCTGGAGGTTCTATAGGCAGTCAGTTATGCGAGCAAATTATAAATCTGCAACCGCAAAAATTATTCGTCATCGAACAATCGGAATATGCATTATTTAGATTAGTCAATCGTTTGCAAAAGTTAGAAACATTCTCTAAAGCGAAGTTCGTGCCAATTTTAGAATCAGTTACCAACCGTCACTTTATCAATCATTTTTTTAGCCAAAACCGCATAGATATCATCTATCATGTTGCTGCTTACAAGCATGTGCCTATGGTCGAAGAAAATATAATCAGCGGTATATCTAATAATGTATTCGGTACGCAAATAGTTGCCGAAGCAGCGCTAAAGCATAAAGTCGGTTGTTTCGTATTGATTTCTACTGATAAAGCAGTGCAACCGACCAGTGTGATGGGGGCGAGTAAACGGCTGGCGGAAATGGTGATACAATCTCTTGCTGCAGACAATGATGCAACACGTCTATGCGTGGTTCGGTTTGGTAATGTAATGGGTACCTCAGGTTCGGTTATACCATTATTCCAAGAACACATTAATAAACGCGAAACTATTTATGTGACTGACGCGGATGCCGAACGATACTTTATGACCGTAGAAGAAGCGGCACAATTAATCATTCAAGCTGGCGCAATGGGCAGTAAAGGAGAGATATTTTTACTTGATATGGGAGAACCTATTAATATACTAGAGATTGCTAAAAAAATGATTCATCTCAGTGGATTAGAAGTTAAGCAAAACGGCAAAGGTGATATTAAAATCGCATATACAGGCTTACGACCAGGAGAAAAGCTAAAGGAAAAGTTGCATAGTGGTAGTAGCGATATTCATTCAACGACACATCCTAAAATCATGCAAACTGAAGAAGCGATAGAGGATTGGCAGCAATTATCCGCACAGCTACTGAGCTTAGCGACACAAATAGAGCGAAGAGATGCGGCGATGACAATCAGTCGATTAAAAGAGGTTGTATCATCGTATGAACCCAGTCATAATGGTGTCGGCAATGGCTAA
- a CDS encoding mannose-1-phosphate guanylyltransferase/mannose-6-phosphate isomerase, whose translation MKTECIPVILSGGAGTRLWPLSRRYYPKQFIPLFNGKDLFTQTLERIMPLQPKHIVVVCNEAHRFMVMDRLRSMKLENCTIIAEPESRNTAPAIALASFWIQRQFQNTAMLILPSDHYMEGNKFAGCIDDTLIRATENYFIAFGIKAIRSETGYGYIKIKQSEISTDEQELQTNVRLKAVDKFVEKPAQETAEEYIKTGLHYWNSGIFVFTPKHYLAALREHQSQIYDACERAAAESETGIIEGYNIINPAAQYFKQSPDISIDYAIMECVKNICLCPIDIHWSDLGSWQALSETQNSDANGNRLSGEGNIVVQDCKDNIVYADNKLVVCLGIDNHLVAETKDALLIADRSRGQEVKQIVDTLRMEGYSESDLHTKVYRPWGSYESIDIGENFQVKRIIVNPGQQLSLQSHKKRAEHWVVVKGCAVVTLNAQILNLQVNQSVYIPIGAKHRLENQATEPLHLIEVQCGEYLGEDDIERYEDNYGRVNE comes from the coding sequence ATGAAAACAGAATGCATTCCTGTCATACTAAGTGGAGGGGCGGGTACTCGCCTGTGGCCTTTATCTCGCCGATATTACCCCAAACAGTTTATTCCACTATTCAACGGTAAGGATCTATTCACCCAAACTTTAGAGCGAATAATGCCTTTGCAGCCGAAACATATCGTCGTGGTTTGCAACGAAGCACATCGTTTCATGGTGATGGATCGCTTGCGCTCTATGAAATTAGAGAACTGTACGATAATTGCCGAACCCGAATCGCGTAATACTGCACCGGCTATTGCGTTGGCGAGCTTTTGGATACAAAGACAATTTCAAAATACAGCTATGCTGATACTACCTTCGGATCATTATATGGAAGGCAATAAATTCGCTGGCTGTATTGACGACACATTAATCCGTGCTACGGAAAATTATTTTATAGCTTTCGGCATTAAAGCTATACGATCAGAGACCGGCTACGGCTATATAAAAATCAAACAGAGCGAGATATCGACAGACGAGCAGGAACTACAAACCAATGTGCGGCTTAAAGCAGTTGATAAATTTGTTGAGAAACCAGCTCAAGAAACTGCCGAAGAATATATTAAAACAGGGCTACACTATTGGAATAGCGGCATTTTTGTTTTTACTCCAAAACATTATTTAGCGGCACTAAGAGAGCATCAATCGCAGATCTACGATGCGTGCGAGAGGGCAGCAGCCGAGAGCGAGACCGGGATAATCGAAGGATATAATATTATCAACCCTGCAGCTCAATATTTTAAGCAAAGTCCAGATATATCTATAGATTATGCAATAATGGAGTGCGTTAAAAATATTTGTCTATGTCCTATAGACATTCATTGGTCTGACTTAGGTTCATGGCAGGCATTATCGGAGACTCAAAATAGCGATGCCAATGGCAATCGATTGAGCGGTGAAGGTAACATAGTCGTTCAAGATTGCAAAGATAATATAGTTTATGCAGATAATAAACTCGTCGTCTGCCTAGGAATTGATAACCATCTCGTCGCCGAAACCAAAGATGCGCTACTCATAGCCGATCGCTCGCGTGGCCAAGAAGTCAAACAAATAGTCGATACACTCAGAATGGAAGGCTATAGTGAAAGCGATTTACACACCAAAGTATATCGCCCATGGGGGTCTTATGAATCGATAGATATAGGAGAAAACTTCCAAGTCAAGCGGATTATTGTAAATCCAGGACAACAGCTATCACTGCAAAGCCATAAAAAGAGGGCTGAGCACTGGGTGGTTGTAAAAGGTTGTGCCGTAGTAACTCTGAACGCACAAATACTCAATTTACAAGTCAATCAATCGGTCTATATCCCTATAGGAGCAAAACATAGATTAGAGAATCAGGCAACCGAACCTCTGCATTTGATAGAAGTGCAGTGTGGTGAATACTTAGGCGAAGATGATATTGAGCGTTATGAAGATAACTACGGACGCGTCAATGAATGA